The following proteins are encoded in a genomic region of Henckelia pumila isolate YLH828 unplaced genomic scaffold, ASM3356847v2 CTG_298:::fragment_3, whole genome shotgun sequence:
- the LOC140870987 gene encoding uncharacterized protein, with product MDVTVGQTSASPTAAPPSQHGGGYALPPDVFSSEDILFCIDVGPETMVEMKVNGPNGRPYTRLDSIKQAILLFINAKLTISSDHRFAFAALAKSTYWLQKEFSSDIGSAVAALRAISVDSSSSNADLTQLFRVSTHEAKKSRTQNRIFRVILLYCRSSTPPQFQLPTSPKIFTLDVMYLHDKPGPDNCPQTVYDTLVDALERISEYEGYIFESGQGLTRSLFRHMCVLLSHPQQRCMQDDVDFPKSLTKKSPVAESAPTDDSVVVSS from the exons ATGGATGTCACGGTGGGCCAAACCTCCGCTTCTCCCACGGCAGCGCCGCCGTCGCAGCACGGCGGCGGATACGCACTACCTCCCGATGTATTCTCAAGTGAGGACATACTTTTCTGCATCGACGTGGGCCCAGAAACCATGGTGGAAATGAAGGTGAACGGGCCGAATGGGCGGCCGTATACGAGATTGGACTCCATAAAGCAGGCGATACTTTTGTTCATTAATGCTAAGCTAACCATTAGCTCCGATCATCGATTTGCTTTCGCCGCCCTTGCAAAATCCACTTATTGG CTCCAAAAAGAGTTCAGCAGTGACATTGGCTCTGCAGTTGCAGCACTAAGGGCAATCTCGGTAGACTCTTCTTCCAGCAATGCTGATCTGACTCAACTGTTTAGAGTATCGACACATGAAGCAAAGAAATCTCGTACGCAGAATCGGATCTTCCGAGTG ATCTTACTCTACTGTAGGTCATCGACACCGCCACAATTCCAACTGCCTACATCTCCAAAAATCTTCACCTTGGATGTTATGTACCTGCACGACAAACCGGGACCCGACAATTGCCCACAAACAGTGTACGATACCCTGGTGGATGCCCTCGAACGAATCAGTGAGTACGAGGGATACATATTTGAGAGTGGTCAAGGACTGACACGATCTCTTTTCCGTCACATGTGCGTGCTTCTGTCCCATCCACAGCAGCGTTGCATGCAAGATGATGTGGACTTTCCCAAATCTTTAACAAAGAAGTCTCCTGTTGCGGAATCAGCTCCAACAGATGATAGTGTAGTTGTATCCAGCTGA
- the LOC140870940 gene encoding probable protein phosphatase 2C 72, with protein sequence MGICASVSSSEIHDDSYGDENSVYHRKVSTCKNGSQIGSTHSHAGSKGLNQDSAILYQGYGIEDGAFVGVFDGHGKNGHIVSKLVRNRLPSLLLNQRNAIAKITSSPTNNAQNDRKTETYDKSEPNKNFFKWKEACLSAFRAMDKEIKILDSLDCSCSGTTAVVAVQQGEDLVIANLGDSRAVLGTKTEEGMVAIQLTTDFKPGVPSEAERIRKCNGRVLALKEEPHIQRVWLPHDDSPGLAMSRAFGDFVLKYHGIIAIPDISYHRLSPNDQFLVLASDGVWDVLRNEDVVAIVSAAHSEEAAAKSVVDATIAAWKHRFPNSKRDDCTVICLFLNA encoded by the exons atgggAATCTGTGCATCTGTCTCATCTTCAGAAATACATGATGATTCTTATGGCGATGAAAATTCTGTATATCACAGAAAGGTTAGTACTTGTAAAAATGGATCCCAGATTGGTTCCACACACTCCCATGCAGGAAGCAAAGGGTTAAATCAAGATTCTGCAATTCTTTACCAG GGCTATGGCATTGAAGATGGAGCATTTGTTGGAGTTTTTGATGGACATGGAAAAAATGGACACATCGTGAGCAAGCTGGTGAGGAACAGGTTGCCTTCTCTGCTGCTAAACCAGAGAAATGCCATAGCAAAGATCACCTCATCTCCAACAAATAATGCGCAAAATGATCGGAAAACCGAAACTTATGATAAATCAGAACCAAACAAGAATTTCTTTAAATGGAAAGAGGCCTGTTTGAGTGCATTCAGAGCGATGGATAAGGAAATCAAGATTCTTGACAGTTTGGACTGTTCTTGCAGTGGAACTACCGCCGTCGTTGCTGTCCAACAGGGTGAAGATCTAGTTATTGCAAATCTAGGCGATTCGAGGGCGGTTTTAGGAACAAAGACTGAGGAAGGGATGGTGGCGATTCAGTTAACTACTGACTTCAAGCCCGGAGTACCCT CCGAAGCTGAGCGAATAAGAAAGTGCAATGGCAGGGTACTTGCCCTGAAAGAAGAACCGCATATTCAGAGAGTATGGCTTCCTCATGATGACTCTCCAGGTCTTGCCATGTCGCGAGCTTTCGGAGATTTCGTGCTCAAGTACCATGGCATAATTGCAATCCCTGATATCTCCTATCACCGCTTATCTCCAAATGACCAGTTTCTTGTTCTGGCCAGTGATGGG GTGTGGGACGTGTTAAGAAATGAAGATGTTGTTGCAATAGTTTCTGCTGCACATAGTGAAGAGGCAGCAGCAAAGTCAGTGGTGGATGCAACAATTGCTGCATGGAAACATAGGTTTCCCAACTCAAAAAGAGATGACTGCACTGTCATTTGCCTCTTCTTGAACGCGTGA
- the LOC140870965 gene encoding uncharacterized protein, translating into MAQSYRTFGRMFFVQAGELKRHYTFFAFPDSQFADHMEVGESVLDTIFDDEGIEDGQDVEMRDVEEGELVEPIFKAESGVSCDVEVDQVSNKRNSRRKKKKKKNKQKTGSDIGPNVTDINRFVLDACKRLRERKSYLMYTAVGCLGISALSDLVKEVDAIQACGGQKTADGGRFRNGGGILWNIIKVRDPNAYKEIMKKGKEFEKQFKQQHQNKQAPAQQSESSSESRLLNTLDQIKPNISNGLELLSHDQKQLEQPCAGEKRTSVHDRIRMPVTYDDLLVGVDPKDG; encoded by the exons ATGGCCCAATCATATAGAACCTTCGGCCGCATGTTTTTTGTTCAAGCTGGGGAGCTGAAACGTCACTACACATTCTTTGCTTTTCCAGACTCGCAG TTTGCTGATCACATGGAAGTAGGAGAGAGTGTGCTGGACACAATTTTCGATGATGAAGGTATTGAGGATGGCCAGGATGTTGAGATGCGAGATGTTGAAGAGGGTGAGTTAGTCGAACCTATTTTTAAGGCTGAATCAGGAGTCAGCTGTGATGTTGAAGTTGATCAGGTTTCCAACAAGAGGAATTCAAGAcgtaagaagaagaaaaagaaaaacaagcAAAAGACAGGCAGCGATATTGGTCCAAATGTTACTGATATCAACAG GTTTGTTTTAGACGCATGTAAGCGTTTGAGAGAGAGGAAATCTTATCTTATGTACACTGCCGTTGGTTGTCTTGGCATCTCTGCTTTGAGTGATCTCGTCAAAGAG GTTGATGCCATCCAGGCCTGTGGAGGTCAGAAAACTGCTGATGGTGGCCGTTTTCGTAATGGTGGTGGCATATTATGGAATATCATCAAAGTTCGTGATCCAAATGCTTACAAAGAGATCATGAAGAAGGGGAAAGAATTCGAG AAGCAATTCAAGCAGCAGCATCAAAATAAGCAAGCACCTGCACAACAATCAGAATCTTCTTCTGAAAGCAGGCTTCTCAATACACTCGACCAGATTAAACCCAATATATCGAATGGTCTGGAGCTTTTGTCACATGATCAGAAGCAGCTCGAACAGCCCTGTGCCGGAGAGAAACGTACATCCGTTCATGATCGAATACGAATGCCAGTTACATATGACGATCTTCTTGTAGGAGTGGATCCCAAAGATGGATAG